In Amaranthus tricolor cultivar Red isolate AtriRed21 chromosome 3, ASM2621246v1, whole genome shotgun sequence, a single window of DNA contains:
- the LOC130807812 gene encoding EPIDERMAL PATTERNING FACTOR-like protein 1 isoform X1, translating to MALNYSSILHIYCIFLILTILLYSSPVFSFENHNNPSDLTREVLREEKTRLGSTPPSCYNKCNQCHPCTAVQVPTLPSLSQKETTQMSQPPSSVAISEYNSYSGDNNSRHAIMQRLFGGSVNIGECKEISIKENMKRGGCTIMEDRRS from the exons ATGGCCTTAAATTATTCATCCATCCTTCATATTTATTGCATTTTCTTAATTCTTACCATTCTCCTATATTCTTCCCCTGTTTTTTCCTTTGAAAATCACAACAATCCTTCTGATCTAACAAGG GAAGTTTTGCGTGAAGAAAAAACAAGATTAGGCTCAACACCACCAAGTTGCTACAACAAATGCAACCAATGTCACCCTTGTACGGCCGTGCAAGTTCCTACATTGCCGAGTCTCAGTCAAAAAGAAACAACTCAGATGAGTCAGCCACCGAGTTCGGTGGCGATTTCAGAGTATAACTCGTATTCTGGAGATAATAACAG tagGCATGCAATTATGCAAAGATTATTCGGAGGAAGTGTAAATATTGGAGAGTGCAAGGAAATATCCATTAAAGAGAATATGAAAAGAGGAGGATGTACGATTATGGAGGATAGGAGGAGTTGA
- the LOC130807812 gene encoding EPIDERMAL PATTERNING FACTOR-like protein 1 isoform X2 — protein MALNYSSILHIYCIFLILTILLYSSPVFSFENHNNPSDLTREVLREEKTRLGSTPPSCYNKCNQCHPCTAVQVPTLPSLSQKETTQMSQPPSSVAISEYNSYSGDNNRHAIMQRLFGGSVNIGECKEISIKENMKRGGCTIMEDRRS, from the exons ATGGCCTTAAATTATTCATCCATCCTTCATATTTATTGCATTTTCTTAATTCTTACCATTCTCCTATATTCTTCCCCTGTTTTTTCCTTTGAAAATCACAACAATCCTTCTGATCTAACAAGG GAAGTTTTGCGTGAAGAAAAAACAAGATTAGGCTCAACACCACCAAGTTGCTACAACAAATGCAACCAATGTCACCCTTGTACGGCCGTGCAAGTTCCTACATTGCCGAGTCTCAGTCAAAAAGAAACAACTCAGATGAGTCAGCCACCGAGTTCGGTGGCGATTTCAGAGTATAACTCGTATTCTGGAGATAATAACAG GCATGCAATTATGCAAAGATTATTCGGAGGAAGTGTAAATATTGGAGAGTGCAAGGAAATATCCATTAAAGAGAATATGAAAAGAGGAGGATGTACGATTATGGAGGATAGGAGGAGTTGA
- the LOC130808399 gene encoding uncharacterized protein LOC130808399 — MAVEHPKSLREYAMLDGCLGRNQLAGTEMENPNDHLDEFVNKCGTVKYQGISNEQMKLICFPYSLCGEARDWLRSEGPNKYRTWEALSKAFVARFFSPAKTAKLRNDITSFRQNDGEALYEAWERYKGLQRKCLHHGILDWLLIQNFYNGLRDEIQISRDKRNTKKGGKYKVDALLANQNSIHALSRRMDQLSVGNTLKVCEVCGIQGKPPFNPYSNTYNEGWRHHPSFSYKNPNAYLNPPSYHQPLLTYNQQTPGFQKPPSQNSPQKSNLESLMENFIATQSKINDDTSSAIQQIQAHNKIIDNQMAQMAQQLSNLSKPSG; from the exons ATGGCGGTAGAACACCCAAAGTCCCTTCGGGAATATGCCATGCTTGATGGGTGTCTAGGTCGA AATCAACTTGCCGGCACTGAGATGGAGAATCCAAACGACCACCTAGATGAGTTCGTGAATAAGTGTGGCACTGTGAAATATCAGGGGATTTCTAATGAACAAATGAAATTGATTTGTTTCCCCTACTCACTCTGTGGGGAGGCAAGAGATTGGTTAAGATCTGAAGGTCCAAACAAGTATCGCACTTGGGAGGCATTATCTAAGGCTTTCGTTGCTCGATTCTTTTCACCAGCCAAAACAGCTAAACTACGTAATGATATCACCTCATTCCGTCAAAATGATGGTGAAGCATTATACGAGGCTTGGGAAAGATATAAAGGGCTACAAAGGAAGTGCCTGCACCATGGAATCCTAGACTGGCtcttaattcaaaatttttacaATGGTCTTAGGGACGAGATACAAATTTCA AGAGATAAAAGGAATACCAAGAAAGGTGGAAAATATAAAGTGGATGCATTACTTGCTAATCAAAACTCTATCCACGCATTGTCAAGGAGGATGGACCAGTTGAGTGTAGGGAACACACTAAAGGTTTGTGAAGTGTGTGGAATCCAAG GGAAGCCACCATTCAATCCATACTCCAACACTTATAATGAAGGTTGGAGGCATCATCCCAGCTTTTCATATAAAAATCCTAATGCATATTTGAACCCACCATCATATCACCAACCTCTACTAACATATAACCAACAAACCCCAGGGTTTCAAAAACCTCCATCACAAAACTCAccgcaaaaatcaaatttggagtCCTTGATGGAGAACTTCATTGCCACTCAGTCCAAAATTAATGATGATACTTCTAGTGCCATCCAGCAGattcaagcacacaacaaaatcatTGATAATCAGATGGCACAGATGGCGCAGCAATTGAGCAACCTCTCTAAACCCAGTGGATAG